GTCCGGATGGAAGGAGACCCAGGTGGTAGTGCGCTTCTGGATCATCACGCTGATGCTGTGCCTATTTGGTCTGTCCACGCTGAAATTACGGTAACTGGAAACTGAGGAAACGAAACGATGTTCGGTGAGAAGTTCGGAGAACGGCAACGCCCGACGACGCTCGTGCTGGGGCTCGGCGAATCGGGGCTGGCGATGGCGCGCTGGTGCGCGCGCCACGGTTGTCGTTTGCGCGTGGCCGATACCCGCGCCGCGCCGCCGAACCTGTCGCAATGGGCGGCGCTGGGCATCGACGCGGAATTCGTCGGCGGTGCGTTCAGTCCCGCGCTGCTCGATGGCGGTATCGAGTTAGTGGCCATCAGTCCCGGTTTGTCGCCGCTTGGTGCGGACCTGGCTGCACTGATTGGCGCGGCCCGCGAGCGCGGCATTGACGTGTGGGGCGAGCTAGAGTTCTTTGCGCAGGCGTTGCGCGCACTGGCTACTGACGGTTACCAGCCCAAGGTGCTGGCGGTCACGGGCACGAACGGCAAGACGACGACCACGGCGCTCACCGGGTTACTGTGCGAGCGGGCCGGCAGGAGCGTCGCGGTGGCCGGCAACATCAGTCCGGCCATGCTGGACAAGCTGGCCGAGGCCATCGACGCGGCGAAGCTGCCTGACGTCTGGGTGTTGGAGCTGTCTAGCTTCCAACTCGAGACATCGCACACGTTCGAACCTGATGCAGCTGTCATCCTCAACATCACGCAGGACCATTTGGACTGGCATGGCGGACTGGACGCCTATGCTGCTGCAAAGGGGCGGATCTTCGGGCTGCGTACGCTGCGCGTATTGAACCGCGATGATGCGCGCGTGATGGCATGCGTGCCGGCCGGCGATGCCATTGCGCCGTATTGGACCTTTGGACTCAACGTGCCGCAGAACGATGGCGACTACGGTATCCAACGCGATGGCGGCATCGCATGGCTGCTCCAGGCACATGAGCGCAACGACGCATCCGAACAACGCGCGATGCATCGCCGTCGCAAGAGTGGTGGGCTCGCGCCCGATATCGCGCTTAAGCGGCTCATGCCTGTCGATGCCCTGCGCATTCGCGGCTTGCATAACGCGACCAATGCGATGGCCGCGCTTGCGCTGGCACAGTCGATTGGCCTGCCGCTCGCCGCGTTGCTGCACGGCTTGCGCGAGTACCGCGGCGAGCCGCATCGCGTCGAGTGGATTGGATCGATCGACGGCGTCGACTATATCGATGACAGCAAAGGTACCAACGTCGGCGCGACCGTGGCCGCGCTCGACGGCCTCGCGCAGCGGATCGTATTAATCGCGGGCGGTGACGGCAAGGGCCAGGATTTTGCGCCGCTTGCGGCGCCAGTGGCGCGCTGGTGCCGGGCTGTGATGCTGATCGGCCGCGATGCGCCGGCGCTGCGCGCGGCACTGGCCGATACCGGCGTCGAATTGGCTCTGCATCCGAGCCTGCAGGCGGCGACGCGTGCCGCGGCAGCCGTCGCCCAGCCCGGGGATGCGGTGCTGCTGTCTCCCGCGTGCGCAAGCCTGGACATGTTTTCCGGATAT
This sequence is a window from Mycetohabitans rhizoxinica HKI 454. Protein-coding genes within it:
- the murD gene encoding UDP-N-acetylmuramoyl-L-alanine--D-glutamate ligase translates to MFGEKFGERQRPTTLVLGLGESGLAMARWCARHGCRLRVADTRAAPPNLSQWAALGIDAEFVGGAFSPALLDGGIELVAISPGLSPLGADLAALIGAARERGIDVWGELEFFAQALRALATDGYQPKVLAVTGTNGKTTTTALTGLLCERAGRSVAVAGNISPAMLDKLAEAIDAAKLPDVWVLELSSFQLETSHTFEPDAAVILNITQDHLDWHGGLDAYAAAKGRIFGLRTLRVLNRDDARVMACVPAGDAIAPYWTFGLNVPQNDGDYGIQRDGGIAWLLQAHERNDASEQRAMHRRRKSGGLAPDIALKRLMPVDALRIRGLHNATNAMAALALAQSIGLPLAALLHGLREYRGEPHRVEWIGSIDGVDYIDDSKGTNVGATVAALDGLAQRIVLIAGGDGKGQDFAPLAAPVARWCRAVMLIGRDAPALRAALADTGVELALHPSLQAATRAAAAVAQPGDAVLLSPACASLDMFSGYAQRAQVFRSEIEDIAADKGGVL